DNA from Equus asinus isolate D_3611 breed Donkey chromosome 17, EquAss-T2T_v2, whole genome shotgun sequence:
TGTGCTTGCCCAAGGCGGGGTCCCCCTGCGTGTTGTTCTGGATCCAGCGGGCCACGTGGCTGTCCAGGGGGATGCCCAGGAAGCCATAGATCTCCTCGGTCTTCTTCATGGGGTTCCTGGCCAGGTCCTCGTAGCGCACCAGCATGTACTTGCCCTTGAGCCACGGCGGCCGGGTGAGGCCGGTGGACACGGAGTTGGAGAAGTCCTCGCACACGGTGGTCAGCTGCGTCACGTCCAGGTTGTAGGGTTTCCTCCCAGTGCCGTACCACAGTCGCCAGAGGCGGTACGTGTCGCGGAAGGTCTCGCTGCGGGAAGCCAGGATGCCACGCGGGTCGCGGACCAGCTGGATGACCTTGAGGTTGAGCCGGGGGTCCTCAACCAGGGCCCGCAGGTCGTTCACCTCGGGCACCCGCACGGTCTTGATGGCCACGTGGCTGCGCTCGCGACAGGCCTCGGCGGCCACGGTCAGGTTCAGCAGGCCGCACTTGCGCACGCAGTCGCCCTCCTCCAGCACCAGGTCGCCGGAGCCCGGAGGGTCGCACACGGGGCGCGAGCACAGCACCCGGCTGGCGCCGCGGCGGAAGATCCTGTCGGTGGTGTGGTTGACGGGCGGCGGCTTGATGTAGTTCTCCAGGAAGTAGAGGTCACAGTCGTACAGGCTCCGCAGGAGGTCGCGGCTGGCGCCCAGCATCACGCGCCGGTCGGCGGGGCTCTTGCCCTGGGTGAAGCGCGGGATGAGCGTGTTCTGCACGTGGTAGAGCGGCTCGAACAGGTAGAAGACGTCCAGGTGCTGGTTGAAGAGCTGGCCCACGAAGGAGGAGCCGCTGCGCGTGGTGGCCAAGATGAGGACGTGGGTCTTGCGGGAGAGGTTATAAGCGAAGGTGGGGCCCTCCTCGCAGAGCCGCTCGGCCAGGCCGGCCTCCGCCAGCCCGGGGCACGTGTGGAAGGACTTGGCGGTGAAGGTGCGGATGGCCGTGTACTGAATGGCGATGGAGGCCAGAGCAAGGAGGAGGACGGCCTTCCAGGAACATTGCATGGCTGGGCACCTTCATGGGGCTGCTTCTCCACCGCGCGAGGTCTGCGGGCAAAGGCGGGCAGCGTCAGGGGCAGCCAGGCGTGGGTGCCTCACACGGCCAGGGGCCCCGGCTTGCTCTCTTGGAAGAGCTGGCCTCCAGGGCCCACGgctcccagcccagtgctccCACGGGCACCTAAGGCTAGGCAGCTTCTACACCAGACTTTACATTCTCTGGGAGCTTCTGGGGACTGAACAAACTTATCCCTCGAACCCCAGGGTTCAAGCTACAGACTGCTGTGGGGGCCTCCCATCGGGAGCCTGGAGTTCCTTCCTGGGGCCCCGAAATGCCCCGACTCCATACCTAGGAAACGACCGGTTCCTGGCTCAAGCCATTCCCCTGCCACTGCCTGTCACCCCTCCCGGCATCTTCTGGGGCCGCCTGCATCTTCTTCAACCCCTACGAGCTGGCACCCAGGTCCTCCATTCCCTTGCCCAcccccaggaggaaggagagccCATGTCAGATGCCTCCTTCTGACCCAAGCCCCCCGCAGAAAGTGCCCTTGCGCACGGTGAGTGGGTGGGCTGCCAGCATCAGGTCATCCTTGCAGGCTGGGCCAGGAACGGTGGACACCCGTGTCACCTGGCCCCCAATTTATGGATGCAGGGGAGCAGTTTACCCCAGATGATGACTCCTGGGGCTCCCGGAGTCTCTAAGAGTCAGCTGGCCCGCAGCAGAGGTGGGGTctggggctgctgagaagcatGACTTCTGAGGCCCCAGGCCCTCCAGGATTTGCTCCTGGCCTGGGGGAGGCGTCTAGGCCATGGGCGGATGACCCCACTGACAGCAGAGTGAACTGACTCCtccaggccccccacccccaccaggccTCAAGAGCCTCCACCCGTAGGCCCTCAGCCCCTTCTGCCCACAGGGTGAGCTCGGGGACCCCCGTGTGATCCAGCAATGGCCCCAGAGAACTCAGgcaggacagagagaagagaagggagtggAACAGAAGGGGCCCCTCAAGGACTGGAGAAGGCGTGGGGGATGCggagggccccagggcagggAACACGAAGGGTGCGCTTGGGGTCCAGGGCAAGGAGCCAACCTGAGCTTCTGGAAGTTGCCTCCAAGGGAGGCCAGCTCAGCATCCCGccgtggggcagggctgggctgttCCACGGGCACATGCAGGGAGGGCTCCGCCACTCACCAAAGAGGGGCTGCTCGGAGCTGGGGGGTCCACAGCCACCACGTCTCCTGGCCGAGCCGCAGTCCCAGCCTGTGCAGCAGCCCTGTGGCTGGCAAACTGCAAAAAGATTGGGGGGCGGGGGTTCTGAGCGGGGGGGCTCCCAGTGCCTCCCCGCCCTTTCTCTCCTGTGTCCTGTGCCCCGCAGACTGCCCCCTAGGGCTGGCAAAGAGGGTTGCCTGCTCTCCCAGGTCTGTCACTGACCCATGGCTCCAAGTAACCCAGCGCCATCTTTGATCCCCTGGATCCGGCCCCCTGAGTCCtggcctgcaccccaccccctccacccacctCCCTCAACCCTacccctctcctcccagcaaGTCAACGTCCCTGTGCTCACACAGAACCCAGTGGGCAGGGAGCTAGCCATCCTGCAAGCCCAGCCGACCGAGAGCTGGTGCCCCACATGGGCAGCCACCCAGGGAGGcactcccccccgcccccccgcccacTGCAAAGAAACTCACTGGCCACAGACACCCCCAGGCCTGCCTAGCCCTGTTCAGCTCTGGCGGCCAGACAGACCCGACCAGACCCAGCGCCCGGCGCCCAGCAGCGGAACAGAGCATCAGACTCAAAGTTCCCCCAGAAAACTGGCCTGAGCACAGCCCCGATTGGTTCTGCATGTAAATCAACAGGGCAGCCTGGCCCTTCAAAGCCCAGCTTGTGCAGTGACTCCCCAGGAGGGGTGCTCACCCCAGGCCTCCAGGTGGAATCGGCGGCTCCGGCGACAGCGGCCCAGACGCAGAGGCCCTCGAGGAGGGACAGCCAGGGAGGGCGGTTCCACTTCCGACCACACTGGAGACAGGAGACCGGCTACCTGCAACTCAAAGTGGACGTGAACCAGGGAGCAGTCGCGACTGTGACGCACCCCGCAGGTTCTAAGCTGAAACACCAAGGCCGTAGCATGATTTGTTAGCATCCACGGACTGCTTCCGAAGTGCCAGCGAGGCCCCGTCCACATTAGCTCATTTCTTCCTCGCGAGAACTTGACGTGGACACCAGGATTCGCCCCATTTCGCAGGCgagaaagctgaggcacagagaggccagggACTCGCAGGAGCTCACGCGCCTGGTTGAACCCCATCTGGCAGGTCCCCAGAGGCACTCGTTCCCTCTCAGAGATTCGACCTCCTGTCCCTCCAGCTGACACGTACTCGGCCTTCAAACATGCATGCCATCAATGTCCCAGCCCATCTGTGAACGGGTGAGAGAGCGACCAGGCAGCAGAAGGGGACGGACAGCCGATTCCCGAGACTTGGAGCGTGTTCCTCCCCGCTTTTGTCTGGTCTTGCTGACCTGTCGGCTCAAGGCCAAGGGGGTGGACTTGCACCCTTTGTGATCATCCTTGCACATCCCGCCGTTTGGCATGACATCTTTGGGGGCGGGGTGAGCGGGTCCCCATTTCCCAAACCTCCAGCACCGCCTGCCTCAGCTCACCCAACGCTCCACACCGTGTTATTCCTTACAACCCCCTCTGGGAGACCAGGGTCCTCACTCCCATCGTTCAgacggagaaactgaggctccaagactAAGCAAATGGACATAAGCAGATAAGCAGCTGAGACTCAAATCCTTCTGGGTCAGACTCTTAGGCCAGTGCTCCGGCCCCTTCGCCATCTGCTTAGATGGAAAGAAACGGAGCTGAAGCAGGCTGCTTGCcttgggggggtggggcgggtggGTGCACAGAGGCTGGGCTGAGATGGCAGTGGGCCAGCTGAGGCTCCGGAGCTGAGAAGTCCTGTGTTAAGTATGAAACTCTGCTTGGTACCTATAGGAAGCAGTACCACGTCACCAGGTGGCAGTAAACAAGGGACGGGCACAGTCTAGATTTTTGGGAGCCTCCACTGTGATCAGAGAAAACCCGTAACTCTGACCGCACCCCATCCCACTCCTGTCTCACCCTGTGGCAGGACTGGATGAGGTGCCCAGACAAAATGGCTTCTCTCCATTAAATGCAGCTCCCCCGCCAAGTGCAGGCCCGGCCTGCCAACGGCCCCGAGACAAAGGTGAACACCTTTAAAGAACAGGCAGGGAAGGCCATCAATCACAGTGCTAGgtcatatttttaagttattggGGGCCCACTCTTTAGTTGCGACGCCATTTCATTCTGATGTCCCGCTTTGTGCTTGTTCACAAACACCTGTCACACAGCAGCAGGAGCCAGGCACCGTTCTAGCAATTACGAGAAAAATACTGTGAAGGAAGGCAAGCAGTGACTGGGCATTCGCGATCTTTCTCCCAGGCCTGTGCTCCCCTCACAGGCGTCAGCTCCCCTTGCCCCCACACCAAGCCTGTGAGGCTGCCCCGTCacatgcccatttcacagatggggaagctgaggctccgCAAGGTCAGGTAACTTTCCCAAGCTGACACCCTAGTAAGGGGCGAACCAGGATTCCAGCCCAGGCAGTGTGCTCTGAGTCCACGCTCGAAGCCACTCCCTGGCCACCACATTCAACTCCCTGGGGTCCCCGCCAAGGCAGGAAACAGGAGGCTTAAAGAGACTTCACCTAACTCTAGGATTCGGGTTCCCAAAACAATTCACCCAGGGTTTTCTTCAAAGAGGAGCATCTTCCAGGGAGGGGACCATTCAAGTTTCTCCCCCtcatttcccctccccaccccacttgAGGCCAGGACTGGAAGCTGCTGCCTTCACTAATGAATCAGAAGGATGGGAAGCATCTCGATGTAATAAATCCCTAAGAAAGCGGATGCAGGTTCACAAAGTGCAGCCTGGGCACCGAGCAAGGACATGTGTCCACAGGCCCGGCCCGGGAGGGCACAGCCAGGGCATGGGAGCAGGAAGATGGAGGAAGTCAGGCCCTCCTAGAAATGCCCCCGCTCTCCTGCCAGCCTGGCAGAGCCAGGCTCGGGTCTGGCCAAGCGTCCTTGGTATGCTGGAGGCATCTGCCCTGGAAACCAGAGGCCCCGGGGCCAGGGCCCCCCTTCCCACCTTCCCAGGGGAGCTCTGGCCACTGCAAGGGACTCCTCAGTGCCCTTGTCCTCCAGCCAGACTGTGGGCCCACGGCCCCTCCCTGGGCTTCCGGCAGCCCTGGCGTGGCCTCCCTCCGCCTCTGGGTAGTCCAAATCCAGGCAGATTTTGGACAGGGGAGCCCAAAAGCTGTAACCTCTGCTGGAAGGCAGGGAAGCTGGTGTGCTCCACTCCCCAGAGAAGCGCCGGTCTCAGTGTCACTCGCCCTGCGATGGGGGCGCAGATCCGGGGTGAGCTGTAATTCACAGCTAAGAGCTCAAGC
Protein-coding regions in this window:
- the CHST1 gene encoding carbohydrate sulfotransferase 1 — its product is MQCSWKAVLLLALASIAIQYTAIRTFTAKSFHTCPGLAEAGLAERLCEEGPTFAYNLSRKTHVLILATTRSGSSFVGQLFNQHLDVFYLFEPLYHVQNTLIPRFTQGKSPADRRVMLGASRDLLRSLYDCDLYFLENYIKPPPVNHTTDRIFRRGASRVLCSRPVCDPPGSGDLVLEEGDCVRKCGLLNLTVAAEACRERSHVAIKTVRVPEVNDLRALVEDPRLNLKVIQLVRDPRGILASRSETFRDTYRLWRLWYGTGRKPYNLDVTQLTTVCEDFSNSVSTGLTRPPWLKGKYMLVRYEDLARNPMKKTEEIYGFLGIPLDSHVARWIQNNTQGDPALGKHKYGTVRNSAATAENWRFRLSYDIVAFAQNACQRVLAQLGYRMAASEQELKDPSISLVEERDFRPFS